A genomic segment from Sphingobacteriaceae bacterium encodes:
- a CDS encoding sigma-E processing peptidase SpoIIGA, translating to MYLDLLALLNFAIDLALLYGVAAVTGRRTHLLRAAAAAALGAAYGTAAVMPWGAFLQGVFPSLITALLMVGIAFWPFDPRRGLTMLLWFYALGTAAGGLAALAGYRGSALAPAAGLWPGFVPPWWGAPVGALLVLILATGSWRAARRLQLQARHQVAIVIQVEGRRIQLPARVDTGHDAVDPLSGRPVTVVEAGAMAFLWGGEDASFDLIWNRLSQGPLAHRARLFPYRALGVDHGLLPALRVDRLLVHTGTGGPREHPGAVVALYPGRLGGPGSFRALLPAELLLDPVPAPVDEAAG from the coding sequence GTGTACCTGGATTTGCTGGCTCTGCTCAACTTCGCCATCGACCTGGCTTTGCTCTACGGCGTAGCGGCGGTGACGGGCCGCCGGACCCATCTGTTGCGGGCGGCGGCAGCCGCCGCCCTGGGAGCCGCCTACGGGACGGCGGCCGTCATGCCTTGGGGAGCCTTCCTGCAAGGAGTCTTTCCCTCCTTGATCACGGCCCTGCTCATGGTGGGCATCGCCTTCTGGCCCTTTGATCCCCGCCGTGGCTTGACCATGCTCCTATGGTTCTACGCCCTGGGCACCGCCGCCGGCGGCCTGGCCGCCCTGGCCGGGTACCGGGGGAGCGCCTTGGCGCCGGCGGCCGGGTTGTGGCCCGGTTTCGTGCCGCCTTGGTGGGGCGCGCCGGTGGGCGCCCTCTTGGTCCTCATCCTGGCTACGGGCTCGTGGCGGGCGGCCCGGCGCCTCCAACTCCAGGCCCGGCACCAGGTGGCCATCGTCATCCAGGTGGAGGGGCGGCGCATCCAGCTGCCCGCCCGGGTGGACACGGGCCACGACGCCGTAGATCCCTTGAGCGGCCGGCCGGTGACGGTGGTGGAAGCCGGGGCCATGGCCTTCCTCTGGGGCGGTGAAGACGCCTCCTTCGACCTAATCTGGAACCGCCTGTCCCAAGGCCCCCTGGCCCACCGGGCCCGGCTGTTTCCCTACCGGGCCCTCGGGGTGGATCACGGGCTGCTGCCCGCCCTGCGGGTGGACCGCCTGCTGGTTCACACCGGGACGGGCGGGCCCAGGGAGCACCCCGGGGCCGTGGTGGCCCTGTACCCCGGCCGTCTGGGAGGACCCGGCTCCTTCCGGGCTTTGCTGCCCGCGGAACTGCTGCTGGATCCCGTGCCTGCACCCGTAGACGAAGCGGCGGGCTGA
- the sepF gene encoding cell division protein SepF has protein sequence MGIFDRILSWVGFEVVDDDEEGLEETAATVNPTEEDGEEARPRRERVQEAVERVPERNERAVDRANLVSIPGGTPLVRMIVFTPEDFDQVQLMADHLKNRRPVVLNLEGVDKELAQRILNFLSGTIYALNGEMHRVASNVLLFAPGNVEIIHESPAERPEF, from the coding sequence GTGGGCATATTTGACCGGATTTTGTCGTGGGTAGGCTTCGAGGTCGTGGACGACGACGAAGAAGGGCTGGAGGAAACGGCGGCGACCGTCAATCCCACCGAAGAAGATGGTGAGGAAGCCCGCCCCCGCCGGGAGCGGGTTCAGGAGGCGGTGGAGCGGGTGCCCGAGCGCAACGAGCGGGCGGTGGACCGGGCCAACCTGGTGAGCATCCCCGGCGGCACCCCCTTGGTCCGCATGATCGTTTTCACGCCCGAAGACTTCGACCAAGTGCAACTTATGGCTGACCATCTGAAAAACCGGCGCCCGGTGGTGTTGAACCTGGAAGGTGTAGACAAGGAACTGGCCCAGCGCATTCTCAACTTCCTCAGCGGCACCATTTACGCCTTGAACGGCGAGATGCACAGGGTGGCCAGCAATGTTCTCTTGTTTGCACCCGGCAACGTCGAGATCATCCACGAGTCTCCCGCCGAGCGGCCCGAGTTTTGA
- the sigG gene encoding RNA polymerase sporulation sigma factor SigG produces MANKVEICGVNTSELPVLKNEEMRELFRRLQDGDEDARRQLVQGNLRLVLSVIQRFNSRGENVDDLFQVGCIGLMKAIDNFDLGQNVKFSTYAVPMIIGEIRRYLRDNNPIRVSRSLRDVAYKALQARDQLTQKHSREPTINEIARQLGMPREEIIYALDAIQEPISLFEPIYQDGGDPIFVMDQVSDEDSVDEVWLEGIALREALRKLDKREQRIIQLRFYQGKTQMEVAEEIGISQAQVSRLEKAALQRMRKLM; encoded by the coding sequence ATGGCCAACAAGGTGGAGATTTGCGGCGTCAACACCTCGGAACTTCCCGTCCTGAAGAACGAGGAAATGCGCGAGCTTTTCCGCCGCCTCCAGGACGGCGACGAAGACGCCCGCCGGCAGTTGGTCCAAGGCAACCTGCGCCTGGTCCTGTCGGTCATCCAGCGGTTCAACAGCCGGGGGGAAAATGTCGACGACCTGTTCCAGGTGGGCTGCATCGGCCTGATGAAGGCCATCGACAATTTCGACCTGGGCCAGAACGTGAAATTTTCCACCTACGCCGTGCCCATGATCATCGGCGAAATTCGTCGTTACCTGAGGGACAACAACCCCATCCGGGTCAGCCGCTCCCTGCGGGACGTGGCCTACAAAGCCCTCCAGGCCCGGGACCAATTGACCCAGAAGCACTCCCGGGAGCCCACCATCAACGAGATTGCCCGCCAGCTTGGCATGCCCCGGGAAGAAATCATTTATGCCCTGGATGCCATCCAGGAGCCCATCAGCCTCTTCGAGCCCATCTACCAGGACGGCGGTGATCCCATCTTCGTCATGGACCAGGTGAGCGATGAAGACAGCGTGGACGAGGTCTGGCTGGAAGGCATCGCCCTCCGGGAAGCCTTGCGCAAGCTGGACAAGCGGGAGCAGCGCATCATCCAGCTGCGCTTCTACCAGGGCAAGACCCAGATGGAGGTGGCCGAGGAAATCGGCATCTCCCAGGCCCAGGTTTCCCGCTTGGAAAAAGCCGCCCTCCAGCGGATGCGCAAGCTCATGTGA
- a CDS encoding YggS family pyridoxal phosphate-dependent enzyme gives MLADNLARIRESIAQAAVAAGRKPEEITLVAVAKGRPARRVRELFQLGVADIGENRVQEMRQKAEELADLPLRWHMVGHLQRNKIKYLLNRDVLLHSLDRLSLAHALQQRLEQAGTHLRCLVQVNLQEDAARQGVTPADLPAFMEEVAQLDRVRVVGLMTMAPPTTDPSTVRPLFRRLRLLAEEVGQRRLPGIAMDHLSMGMSGDFEAAIAEGATMIRIGRALFGEPD, from the coding sequence ATGCTGGCGGATAATCTGGCCCGGATCCGGGAGAGCATCGCCCAGGCCGCCGTGGCCGCCGGGCGCAAGCCTGAGGAAATCACCCTGGTGGCGGTGGCCAAGGGCCGGCCCGCCCGCCGGGTGCGGGAGCTTTTCCAACTGGGTGTGGCCGACATCGGCGAAAACCGGGTGCAGGAAATGCGGCAAAAAGCGGAGGAGTTGGCCGATTTGCCCCTCCGCTGGCACATGGTTGGACATCTGCAAAGGAATAAAATAAAATATCTGCTAAATAGGGATGTTTTGCTCCATTCCCTGGATCGCTTGAGCTTGGCCCACGCCCTCCAGCAACGCCTGGAACAGGCCGGCACTCATCTCCGTTGCCTTGTCCAGGTGAACCTGCAAGAGGATGCCGCCAGGCAGGGGGTGACCCCCGCCGACCTGCCCGCTTTCATGGAGGAAGTGGCCCAGCTGGATCGGGTCAGGGTCGTAGGCCTCATGACCATGGCCCCGCCCACCACCGACCCGTCGACGGTGCGACCCCTGTTCCGACGGCTGCGCCTTCTGGCGGAAGAGGTGGGTCAACGCCGCCTGCCGGGAATAGCCATGGACCATCTGTCCATGGGCATGTCGGGAGATTTCGAGGCGGCCATTGCGGAGGGAGCCACCATGATCCGCATCGGCCGCGCCCTTTTTGGGGAACCCGATTGA
- the pgeF gene encoding peptidoglycan editing factor PgeF: MTGDGRAPAGEGGGPLRWDDSAGVPLLRAAPWREAWPGFWAAFSTRLGGVGTPPYHSLNLGRGVGDEPRRVARNTDRFLAAALPPGLDHPVYMVRQVHGAHIARADRDPVEWSWHTPAGRRLHSLGAADGIAAGRGRFLMIRYADCVPILLTAPGAQVTAVVHAGWRGTAAGAARAAVDALGRHYGVEPEDIHAVIGPAIGPCCYQVDEPVAEAVGAPLPDAGRVVHPGGGGKYLLDLALANAQLLAAAGVPEGQILQSGLCTACRPQWFFSHRGEGGRTGRMALVAGWL; the protein is encoded by the coding sequence ATGACGGGTGACGGCCGGGCCCCGGCCGGCGAAGGCGGCGGGCCTTTGCGATGGGATGATTCCGCCGGCGTTCCCCTCCTGCGGGCAGCCCCGTGGCGGGAGGCCTGGCCCGGCTTTTGGGCGGCCTTCTCCACCCGCCTGGGCGGCGTGGGCACCCCGCCCTACCACAGCCTCAATCTGGGCCGGGGGGTGGGGGACGAGCCCCGCCGGGTGGCCCGCAACACCGATCGGTTCCTGGCCGCCGCCCTGCCCCCGGGGCTTGACCATCCCGTCTACATGGTCCGCCAGGTCCACGGCGCCCACATCGCCCGGGCGGACCGGGACCCTGTGGAATGGTCCTGGCACACACCGGCGGGGAGACGTCTCCATTCCCTGGGCGCCGCCGACGGCATCGCCGCCGGCCGGGGCCGGTTCCTCATGATCCGGTACGCCGACTGCGTGCCCATCCTCCTCACCGCCCCCGGCGCCCAGGTCACGGCCGTGGTCCACGCCGGCTGGCGGGGCACCGCCGCCGGGGCGGCCCGGGCGGCCGTGGACGCCCTGGGCCGGCACTACGGGGTGGAGCCGGAGGACATCCACGCCGTCATCGGCCCCGCCATCGGCCCCTGCTGCTACCAGGTGGACGAGCCTGTGGCCGAGGCGGTAGGAGCCCCTTTGCCCGATGCCGGGCGGGTGGTCCACCCCGGGGGCGGGGGCAAGTACCTCCTGGATTTGGCCCTGGCCAACGCCCAACTGCTGGCGGCCGCCGGCGTGCCCGAGGGGCAAATATTGCAGTCCGGCCTGTGCACCGCCTGCCGGCCCCAATGGTTTTTTTCCCACCGGGGCGAGGGGGGCCGCACCGGCCGCATGGCCCTGGTGGCGGGCTGGCTCTAG
- the ftsZ gene encoding cell division protein FtsZ: MLEFDTEPGRFAVIKVVGVGGGGNNALNRMIEAGLQGVDFIAVNTDAQALASSLAAEKIQIGARLTKGLGAGADPEIGRNAAEETKEEIAERLKGADLIFITAGMGGGTGTGASPIIARIARETGALTVGVVTKPFGFEGRRRAAQAEQGITALRDEVDTLITIPNDRLLQVVDRSTSIVEAFRVADDVLRQGVQGISDLIAIPGLINLDFADVRTAMMNTGTALMGIGQASGEGRASKAAREAISSPLLETSIEGARGVLLNITGGPDLGLFEVNEAAGIITEAADPDANIIFGAVIDEELTDTIRVTVIATGFGSPREVADPMDETEWEGLELRSLVGDDVEVEIPAFLRRRNGG, translated from the coding sequence TTGCTGGAATTTGATACCGAACCCGGACGTTTCGCCGTAATCAAGGTCGTGGGTGTAGGGGGCGGCGGCAACAACGCCCTCAACCGCATGATCGAAGCCGGCCTGCAAGGTGTTGACTTCATCGCCGTCAACACCGATGCCCAGGCCCTCGCCAGCTCCTTGGCCGCGGAAAAGATTCAAATCGGCGCCCGCCTCACCAAGGGCCTGGGCGCCGGGGCCGACCCTGAAATCGGCCGCAACGCCGCCGAGGAAACTAAAGAAGAAATCGCCGAGCGCCTCAAGGGCGCCGACTTGATCTTCATCACCGCCGGCATGGGAGGCGGCACGGGCACGGGCGCCTCGCCCATCATTGCCCGCATCGCCCGGGAGACGGGGGCCCTGACCGTGGGCGTCGTCACCAAGCCCTTCGGTTTCGAGGGGCGCCGCCGGGCTGCCCAGGCAGAGCAAGGGATCACCGCACTGCGGGATGAGGTGGACACCCTCATCACCATCCCCAATGACCGCCTGCTCCAGGTGGTGGACCGGAGCACCTCCATCGTGGAAGCCTTCCGGGTGGCCGACGACGTCCTGCGGCAAGGTGTGCAGGGCATCTCCGATCTCATCGCCATTCCCGGCCTCATCAACTTGGACTTCGCCGACGTGCGGACCGCCATGATGAACACCGGCACCGCCCTCATGGGCATCGGCCAGGCCTCGGGGGAGGGGCGGGCCAGCAAGGCGGCCCGGGAAGCCATTTCCAGCCCCCTGCTGGAGACCTCCATCGAAGGGGCCCGGGGCGTGCTCCTCAACATCACCGGCGGCCCCGATCTGGGCCTGTTCGAGGTGAACGAGGCCGCGGGCATCATCACCGAGGCGGCCGATCCCGATGCCAACATCATCTTCGGCGCCGTCATCGACGAGGAACTGACCGACACCATCCGCGTCACCGTCATCGCCACCGGCTTCGGCAGCCCCAGGGAGGTTGCCGACCCCATGGACGAGACCGAGTGGGAAGGTCTGGAGCTGCGGTCCCTGGTGGGCGATGACGTAGAAGTGGAAATCCCCGCTTTTCTCCGCCGCCGCAACGGGGGCTGA
- the sigE gene encoding RNA polymerase sporulation sigma factor SigE: MIMAYVLGRLRRAWAVGVALLLRRLPWLRPIHYVGGSQTLPPPLTAEEEKELLRRLEMGDTSVRSPLIERNLRLVVYIARKFDNTGIPIEDLVSIGTIGLIKAVNTFDPTKRIKLATYASKCIENEILMYLRRNSRTRSEISLDEPLNVDWDGNELLLSDVLPGADGDSIYRDLEARVDRGLLWEALSRLSVRERRIMELRFGLGDGVERTQKQVADVLGISQSYISRLEKRIIGRLRREMARMEA, translated from the coding sequence ATGATTATGGCCTATGTCTTGGGGCGCCTGCGCCGGGCTTGGGCGGTGGGCGTGGCCCTGCTGCTGCGCCGCCTGCCTTGGCTGCGGCCCATCCATTACGTGGGCGGCAGCCAGACCCTGCCGCCCCCCTTGACCGCCGAGGAGGAGAAGGAGCTTCTTCGCCGGCTGGAGATGGGCGACACCTCGGTGCGCTCCCCCCTCATCGAGCGGAATTTGCGCTTGGTCGTTTACATCGCCCGCAAGTTCGACAACACGGGCATCCCCATCGAAGACTTGGTCTCCATCGGCACCATCGGCCTCATCAAAGCCGTCAACACCTTCGATCCCACCAAGCGGATCAAACTGGCCACCTACGCCTCCAAATGCATCGAGAACGAGATTTTGATGTACTTGCGCCGCAACAGCCGCACCCGGTCGGAAATTTCCCTGGATGAGCCTCTGAATGTGGATTGGGACGGCAACGAACTGCTGCTGAGCGACGTGCTGCCGGGAGCCGACGGCGACAGCATCTACCGGGACCTGGAGGCCCGGGTGGATCGGGGACTCCTCTGGGAGGCCTTGTCCCGCCTGTCGGTGCGGGAGCGCCGCATCATGGAGTTGCGCTTCGGCCTGGGCGATGGAGTGGAGCGGACCCAAAAGCAGGTGGCCGATGTGCTGGGCATCAGCCAGAGCTACATCTCCCGGCTGGAAAAGCGCATCATCGGCCGGCTGCGCCGGGAGATGGCCCGCATGGAAGCCTGA
- a CDS encoding DivIVA domain-containing protein: protein MPLRPEDIKYKEFRRSLRGFDEQEVTEFLQHVARKYEDLVKANADLQDKVETYAGRLEQYTRMEDVLHNALLVAQETAAEVKANAEKEAALIRQQAEQEAEALRRSAQRAAEEAQATYNAVLERVRLLRTQVRGMLMSHLELLDQEERLLKEFDAGEGRREAAAAVEGETPAAPVDASAPAAPAPAAAAAAPASQEELRETEQQEEASPTAPAGMPVTAAGQPIFPDTAQELLDRAREALLSGVDGEAEGHDG, encoded by the coding sequence GTGCCCTTGAGGCCGGAAGACATCAAATACAAGGAGTTTCGGCGTTCCCTGCGGGGCTTTGACGAGCAGGAAGTTACGGAATTTCTCCAGCACGTGGCCCGCAAGTATGAAGACCTGGTCAAAGCCAACGCCGACCTGCAGGACAAGGTGGAAACCTACGCAGGCCGCCTGGAGCAGTACACCCGGATGGAGGACGTGCTCCACAACGCCTTGCTGGTGGCCCAGGAAACGGCCGCCGAGGTGAAGGCCAACGCCGAAAAGGAGGCGGCCCTCATCCGGCAGCAGGCGGAGCAGGAGGCGGAGGCCCTGCGCCGCTCCGCCCAGCGGGCGGCGGAAGAAGCCCAGGCCACGTACAACGCCGTCCTGGAAAGGGTGCGCCTCCTCCGGACCCAAGTCCGGGGCATGCTCATGAGCCATTTGGAACTGCTGGATCAGGAGGAGCGCCTCCTGAAGGAATTCGACGCCGGAGAAGGCCGCCGGGAGGCCGCTGCCGCCGTCGAAGGGGAGACCCCTGCTGCCCCGGTCGATGCCTCGGCCCCCGCGGCCCCTGCACCGGCTGCCGCGGCCGCAGCCCCTGCCTCTCAGGAGGAGCTGCGGGAGACGGAGCAACAAGAAGAAGCCTCCCCCACGGCCCCGGCGGGGATGCCCGTCACGGCGGCGGGCCAGCCCATCTTCCCCGACACCGCCCAGGAACTGCTGGACCGGGCCCGGGAGGCCCTGTTGTCCGGGGTGGACGGCGAAGCCGAAGGCCATGACGGTTGA
- a CDS encoding stage II sporulation protein R, whose protein sequence is MDGSAFTRDKHWGSVAAAAVILLGLVGAVAAAAAWARQPATAEAVRPLYRLHVIPHSDDAFHQEAKPVAQKALLDYLTRHGPGDLGADPAATEIWMHRHRDDLAAAVKSALRAAGREELVRVEVGPAWFDQRTLGRHVIPAGIYPATRVILGDGAGGNWWCALFQGLCVAGTWEDDETLQRAVAALAAGGHEPLVEEVPVTYRWFIRDWWQEHRASTAPLAGLWRLWLQVAIGAPPESVPALQPPPAP, encoded by the coding sequence ATGGATGGATCCGCCTTCACCCGGGACAAGCATTGGGGCTCCGTCGCCGCCGCCGCCGTCATCCTTCTGGGCCTGGTGGGGGCCGTAGCCGCCGCGGCCGCCTGGGCCCGGCAGCCGGCAACGGCCGAGGCCGTCCGGCCCTTGTACCGCCTCCACGTCATACCCCACAGCGACGACGCCTTCCACCAGGAAGCCAAGCCCGTGGCCCAAAAGGCCCTGCTGGACTACTTGACCCGGCACGGGCCCGGGGACTTGGGCGCCGATCCCGCAGCAACGGAGATTTGGATGCACCGCCACCGGGACGACCTGGCGGCGGCGGTGAAGTCCGCCTTGCGGGCCGCCGGCCGGGAAGAGCTCGTGCGGGTGGAAGTGGGGCCCGCCTGGTTCGACCAAAGGACCCTGGGCCGCCATGTCATCCCCGCCGGCATCTATCCCGCCACCCGGGTCATCCTGGGGGACGGTGCCGGCGGCAATTGGTGGTGCGCCCTGTTCCAAGGCCTGTGCGTGGCCGGCACGTGGGAGGACGATGAAACCTTGCAGCGGGCCGTGGCGGCCCTGGCCGCCGGCGGCCATGAGCCCCTGGTGGAGGAGGTGCCCGTCACCTACCGGTGGTTCATCCGGGACTGGTGGCAGGAGCATCGCGCCTCCACGGCGCCCCTGGCAGGCCTGTGGCGCCTTTGGCTCCAGGTGGCGATAGGGGCTCCACCGGAATCCGTTCCCGCCCTGCAGCCGCCGCCGGCTCCCTGA
- a CDS encoding DUF167 domain-containing protein: MTVDDQQVELQQAKEGVIMAVHARPGAAASQVAGVHGGALKIRIQAPPVEGKANKALTAYIAQLFGLKPAQVTLVSGHRHGRKRVLLAGMSVPEARKALARLLAEARSP; this comes from the coding sequence ATGACGGTTGACGACCAACAGGTGGAACTGCAGCAGGCCAAGGAAGGCGTGATCATGGCGGTCCACGCCCGGCCCGGCGCCGCCGCCAGCCAGGTGGCCGGCGTCCACGGCGGCGCTCTGAAGATCCGCATCCAGGCGCCCCCCGTGGAAGGCAAGGCCAACAAGGCCTTGACCGCATACATCGCCCAGTTGTTCGGCTTGAAGCCCGCCCAGGTGACCCTGGTGTCCGGCCATCGCCACGGCCGCAAGCGGGTGCTCCTGGCCGGCATGTCGGTGCCCGAGGCCCGCAAGGCACTGGCCCGCCTGCTGGCCGAAGCCCGCTCCCCTTGA
- a CDS encoding YggT family protein, with the protein MSYIVFDILQRILQVFYWLIIIRAILSFIQPRTYNKWFADFRHIVYTVTEPVLGPIRRVVLPYTPGLDLSPLIAILIIGLLRRWLFAWYWGLF; encoded by the coding sequence TTGAGCTACATAGTCTTCGACATCCTGCAACGGATACTGCAAGTTTTCTACTGGCTCATCATCATCCGGGCCATCCTGTCCTTCATCCAACCCCGGACTTACAACAAGTGGTTTGCCGATTTCCGGCACATCGTCTACACCGTCACCGAACCTGTATTGGGTCCCATCCGGCGGGTCGTCCTGCCCTACACCCCGGGGCTGGACCTCTCGCCGTTGATTGCCATTTTGATCATCGGCCTGCTGCGTCGCTGGCTTTTCGCCTGGTATTGGGGCTTGTTCTGA
- a CDS encoding YlmC/YmxH family sporulation protein, whose product MYRLSDLRSRDVIDVGSGKRIGFVEDVEVDPVDGRILALIVPGGTRLLGLFGRDQDHVIPWDMVVKLGEDVILVHLPGQRQRFFRRGEGQHDG is encoded by the coding sequence ATGTACCGCTTGTCGGACCTGCGGTCCCGGGATGTCATCGATGTGGGCAGTGGGAAACGCATCGGCTTCGTCGAAGATGTGGAAGTGGATCCGGTGGACGGCCGCATCCTGGCCTTGATCGTGCCCGGCGGCACCCGCCTCCTGGGCCTGTTCGGCCGCGACCAGGATCACGTCATCCCTTGGGACATGGTGGTCAAGTTGGGCGAGGATGTTATTTTGGTGCACCTGCCGGGCCAGCGGCAGCGCTTTTTCCGCCGGGGGGAGGGCCAGCATGACGGGTGA
- a CDS encoding HlyD family efflux transporter periplasmic adaptor subunit translates to MARRRKGKKGTRGQGRLLLLLAGLILAMAILKQGLLLALPVLAIPAADTEIPLITEGPALIVRDEIILAAPVAGTVEWLVPDGTRVPAHRPVARIISGSGLGPIRQELDRVRRQLAALQHDAVLRAQDDHLADLEMTLADLIHERRRHLNEGREPDARGETLLVEMWAEREKLTRAIADRVEQMEALARREQTLANMVAAGSTAIRAPAAGTVFHHRGTFGLPVTLEAAFRATPAAIDDWLAAAREAPAGAEAAEAAVEAGQPLIRLATGWKTYLVTTVPDDVGRNLAPDQAVQAALAGPDGSPLRGRITAVGEPAEDGRRAVILEVVTGAPALPAEPAAPLWVQWGVLRGQGLPPDALVDAGDGPPMVVVRRALPGRVHLEWQPVEPVGRTDHLVLVTGLRPGQRVLAKPAWLSWIGWYRPGRGGVDAGG, encoded by the coding sequence ATGGCACGGCGGCGCAAGGGCAAGAAAGGCACAAGGGGACAAGGCCGGCTCCTCTTGCTGCTGGCGGGCCTGATCTTGGCCATGGCCATCTTGAAGCAGGGCCTGCTCCTGGCCTTGCCGGTCCTCGCCATCCCCGCCGCGGACACCGAAATTCCCCTGATCACCGAAGGGCCCGCCCTCATCGTCCGGGACGAAATCATCCTGGCCGCACCCGTAGCGGGAACCGTGGAGTGGCTGGTGCCCGACGGCACCCGGGTGCCGGCCCACAGGCCCGTGGCCCGCATCATCAGCGGCAGCGGCCTGGGGCCCATCCGCCAGGAGCTGGACCGGGTCCGGCGGCAATTGGCGGCCCTGCAGCACGATGCCGTTCTCCGGGCCCAGGATGATCACCTGGCCGATTTGGAAATGACCTTGGCGGACTTGATCCATGAGCGGCGGCGCCATCTGAACGAAGGACGGGAGCCCGATGCCCGTGGTGAGACCCTTTTGGTCGAAATGTGGGCCGAAAGGGAAAAATTGACCCGGGCCATCGCCGACCGGGTTGAGCAGATGGAGGCTTTGGCCCGCCGGGAGCAAACCTTGGCCAATATGGTGGCCGCCGGCTCCACCGCCATTCGGGCTCCGGCGGCCGGCACCGTATTCCATCACCGGGGAACCTTCGGCCTGCCCGTCACCCTGGAAGCCGCCTTCCGGGCCACCCCGGCGGCCATCGACGACTGGCTGGCCGCCGCCCGGGAGGCGCCGGCGGGGGCGGAGGCCGCCGAAGCAGCCGTGGAGGCGGGACAGCCCCTCATCCGCCTGGCCACGGGGTGGAAGACCTATCTGGTCACGACGGTGCCTGATGACGTGGGCCGGAACCTTGCCCCCGACCAGGCGGTGCAGGCTGCCCTGGCGGGACCCGACGGCTCCCCCCTGCGGGGCCGGATCACCGCCGTGGGGGAGCCCGCAGAAGACGGCCGGCGGGCGGTCATCCTGGAGGTGGTGACCGGGGCGCCCGCCCTGCCTGCGGAACCCGCCGCCCCCCTATGGGTGCAGTGGGGCGTGCTGCGGGGGCAGGGGCTGCCCCCGGATGCCTTGGTGGACGCCGGCGACGGACCGCCCATGGTGGTGGTCCGGCGGGCCCTGCCGGGCCGGGTCCACCTGGAATGGCAGCCGGTGGAACCGGTGGGCCGGACCGACCACCTGGTGCTGGTCACGGGGCTGCGACCCGGCCAGCGGGTGCTGGCCAAGCCCGCTTGGCTGTCGTGGATCGGCTGGTACCGGCCGGGAAGGGGGGGAGTCGATGCTGGCGGATAA